A DNA window from Vibrio cidicii contains the following coding sequences:
- a CDS encoding type II toxin-antitoxin system RelE/ParE family toxin, translated as MRPFQLTNKAKSDLRDIALFTSRRWGREQRNIYLKQFDDSFWLLAENPDIGKACDEIRDGYRKFPQGSHVIFYRQIGSQNIEIIRILHKSMDVNPILGA; from the coding sequence ATGAGACCATTTCAGTTAACTAACAAGGCGAAATCTGATTTAAGAGATATAGCCTTGTTTACCTCTCGACGTTGGGGTCGCGAACAGCGAAATATTTATCTAAAACAGTTTGATGACTCATTTTGGCTGTTAGCCGAAAATCCTGACATTGGTAAAGCCTGTGACGAAATTCGCGATGGCTACAGAAAGTTTCCACAAGGAAGCCACGTAATATTTTATCGTCAGATCGGCAGTCAAAATATTGAGATTATCCGTATCCTTCACAAAAGCATGGATGTGAATCCAATTTTGGGCGCATAA
- a CDS encoding DUF645 family protein, which produces MLLDVQHSKFGFTNGFIIAESVLSLSRTLNRGLLNLECFEFWQPTSQLLALDVCLLDAFA; this is translated from the coding sequence ATGTTGTTGGATGTTCAACACTCAAAGTTTGGTTTCACAAATGGCTTCATCATCGCTGAAAGTGTGCTTTCTTTGTCGCGGACTCTTAACCGTGGCCTACTTAACCTTGAATGCTTTGAGTTTTGGCAGCCAACTTCACAGCTTTTGGCGTTGGACGTGTGTTTGCTTGATGCTTTTGCGTAA